Proteins encoded within one genomic window of Triticum aestivum cultivar Chinese Spring chromosome 2D, IWGSC CS RefSeq v2.1, whole genome shotgun sequence:
- the LOC123050592 gene encoding probable metal-nicotianamine transporter YSL10 codes for MARKVQEEEYEEDEGESIERVFEGQEVPDWKEQVTARALAVSALLGFMFSVIVMKLNLTTGIIPSLNVSAGLLGFFLLTSWTRLLNKAGVPGVKPFTRQENTVVQTCVVACSGIAFSGGFGSYMFGMSERISEQSGEVRDEDSIKNPSLGWMIGFLFIVSFLGLFSVVPLRKIMIIDYKLIYPSGTATAHLINSFHTPQGAKLAKLQVKTLGKFFAMSFSWGFFQWFYTGGKDCGFSSFPTLGLEARRQKFYFDFSATYLGVGMICPYLVNLSVLLGGIISWGIMWPIIEHKKGDWYPADLKPSSLRGIVGYRVFISISLILGDGLYNFLKVLTRTMTALVAQVRRMMSGPSLPISEAGEDLGPVETFDDQRRTELFMKDQIPNTLALTAYVVTAAISIITVPRIFHQLRWYHVATSYVIAPVLAFCNAYGCGLTDWSLATTYGKLAIFLVGAWAGASNGGIIAGLAACGVMIGIVSTASDLTQDFKTGYMTLASPRSMFVSQVIGTAMGCVIAPSVFWLFYKAFGDIGTPGSEYPSPNALVYRNMAILGVQGLGSLPKHCLDLCIVFFVGAIVVNLARDLAGPNIAQFIPLPMAMAIPFYLGPYFGIDMCIGSLIRFVWDHVDGARAKAFAPPVASGLICGDGIWTLPQSVLALSGVRPPICMKFLPRLTNLQVDAFIKSLPPPPR; via the exons ATGGCGAGGAAGGTGCAGGAGGAGGAGTacgaggaggacgagggggagTCGATCGAGCGGGTGTTCGAGGGGCAGGAGGTGCCCGACTGGAAGGAGCAGGTGACGGCGCGGGCGCTGGCGGTGAGCGCGCTGCTGGGCTTCATGTTCAGCGTCATCGTGATGAAGCTCAACCTCACCACCGGCATCATCCCCTCCCTCAACGTCTCCGCGGGCCTCCTCGGCTTCTTCCTCCTCACCTCCTGGACCCGGCTGCTCAACAAGGCCGGCGTCCCCGGCGTCAAGCCCTTCACCCGCCAGGAGAACACCGTCGTCCAGACCTGCGTCGTCGCATGCTCCGGCATCGCCTTCAGCG GGGGATTTGGGAGCTACATGTTCGGGATGAGCGAGAGGATCAGCGAGCAGTCAGGGGAGGTGAGGGACGAGGACAGCATCAAGAACCCCAGCCTGGGATGGATGATCGGCTTCCTCTTCATCGTCAGCTTCCTAGGGCTCTTCTCCGTCGTGCCCCTCAGGAAG ATAATGATCATCGATTACAAGCTCATCTACCCGAGCGGCACGGCCACGGCGCACCTCATCAACAGCTTCCACACACCGCAGGGCGCAAAGCTCGCCAA GTTACAGGTGAAGACGCTGGGGAAGTTTTTCGCGATGAGCTTCAGCTGGGGCTTCTTCCAGTGGTTCTACACCGGCGGCAAAGACTGCGGTTTCAGTTCCTTCCCCACCTTGGGCCTCGAGGCACGCAGACAAAA GTTCTACTTCGACTTCTCGGCGACGTACCTAGGTGTCGGGATGATCTGCCCTTACCTCGTCAACCTCTCCGTCCTCCTCGGAGGCATCATATCATGGGGGATCATGTGGCCTATCATCGAGCACAAGAAGGGCGACTGGTACCCCGCCGACCTCAAGCCCAGCAGCCTCCGCGGCATCGTCGGCTACCGg GTGTTCATCTCCATCTCGCTCATCCTCGGCGACGGCCTGTACAACTTCCTCAAGGTGCTGACCCGGACCATGACGGCGCTGGTGGCGCAGGTGCGCAGGATGATGTCGGGGCCGAGTCTACCGATCAGCGAGGCCGGGGAGGACCTGGGGCCGGTGGAGACGTTCGACGACCAGCGCCGCACGGAGCTGTTCATGAAGGACCAGATCCCCAACACGCTCGCGCTGACCGCCTACGTGGTCACCGCGGCGATCTCCATCATCACGGTGCCGCGCATCTTCCACCAGCTCAGGTGGTACCACGTGGCCACCTCCTACGTGATCGCGCCGGTGCTGGCCTTCTGCAACGCCTACGGCTGCGGCCTCACGGACTGGTCCCTCGCCACCACGTACGGCAAGCTCGCCATCTTCCTGGTGGGCGCCTGGGCCGGCGCGTCCAACGGCGGCATCATCGCCGGCCTCGCCGCGTGCGGGGTCATGATCGGCATCGTCTCCACGGCGTCCGACCTGACGCAGGACTTCAAGACCGGGTACATGACGCTGGCGTCCCCCCGGTCCATGTTCGTGAGCCAGGTGATCGGCACCGCCATGGGCTGCGTCATCGCGCCGTCCGTCTTCTGGCTCTTCTACAAGGCGTTCGGCGACATCGGCACGCCGGGGTCCGAGTACCCGTCCCCCAACGCTCTCGTGTACCGCAACATGGCCATCCTGGGCGTGCAGGGGCTGGGGTCGCTGCCCAAGCACTGCCTGGACCTCTGCATCGTCTTCTTCGTGGGCGCCATCGTGGTGAACCTGGCGAGGGACCTCGCCGGGCCAAACATCGCGCAGTTCATCCCGCTGCCCATGGCCATGGCCATCCCCTTCTACCTGGGGCCCTACTTCGGGATCGACATGTGCATCGGGAGCCTCATCCGCTTCGTATGGGACCACGTCGACGGCGCCAGGGCCAAGGCGTTCGCGCCGCCCGTCGCGTCGGGGCTCATCTGCGGCGACGGCATATGGACGCTGCCGCAGTCGGTCCTGGCGCTCTCCGGCGTGAGGCCGCCCATCTGCATGAAGTTCCTTCCGCGCCTCACCAACCTCCAGGTGGACGCCTTCATCAAATCTctaccgccgccgcctcgctga